In a single window of the Elaeis guineensis isolate ETL-2024a chromosome 8, EG11, whole genome shotgun sequence genome:
- the LOC105050205 gene encoding uncharacterized protein yields the protein MARSGDPEREIWGTWEELLLSCAVNRHGTRSWDSVAMEVQARSPFAHVLTPQSCRQRYRDLQRRFAAGIDGHGGDDDDGSAATGGDDSAAAEVPWLEELRKLRVAELRREVERYDLSIGSLQLKVKKLKEERERSLRETGSGEREDDPKDDETKDSGSPASTPGSLAGDWISGGDPGRSCNESNSTDPKEEDGKAGGEDGEPEEEPGSCGGEADPVAGGAEKASGEGSYNGSSDTIAKGAAAAAAADLPRQQRGESGESVAESKGGEAEAEGEKESSDVQSSATLSRRRKGRRRKATSGSSGGGGDGQEADEDSLIAKRIAAESQPLVSFLEIIRSNKYGSVFERRLESQETGRYRSVIRQHVDLEMVRAKMERGGGRAYTSVEFFRDLLLLCNNAIVFYPKHSPESTAAVHLRQLVKEMAATTRKPDQPPYAVESAPPSLPPPHEPKFKKDPDLAGSLFEKSASPTPIIACRKRSSISTKVKKEERDEKPDSDRKERENEEQNLSAKKNNNKERSATRGLRTNKNRGGNRAGGGGGAAAAAKSLNSVPTPSHKSKLVEITAAEQAVKADKKSGGGAAAASKRSAVSFLNRMKRSSPSPNGTLLEKLKGASSGSSGRAAEQKKGVKVDGRKGQSSRQGGGSNHSKKAPEPSAPAKRSVGRPPKRAAAPPTPPPAKKAREEVEAAPAKPPLASSRKRGRK from the exons ATGGCAAGATCGGGCGATCCGGAGCGAGAGATCTGGGGGACGTGGGAGGAGCTCCTCCTCTCCTGTGCGGTTAACCGCCATGGCACCCGGAGCTGGGACTCTGTGGCCATGGAGGTCCAGGCACGGAGCCCCTTCGCCCACGTCCTCACGCCACAGAGCTGCCGCCAGCGCTACCGCGACCTTCAACGCCGCTTCGCCGCCGGGATCGACGGCCACGGCGGCGACGACGACGACGGCAGCGCCGCCACCGGTGGCGATGACTCGGCGGCTGCGGAAGTCCCCTGGCTCGAGGAGCTCCGGAAGCTACGCGTGGCTGAGCTCCGGCGGGAGGTCGAACGATACGATCTTTCGATCGG gtcgCTGCAATTAAAGGTGAAAAAGCTCAAAGAAGAGCGCGAACGGAGCTTGCGGGAGACGGGATCCGGCGAGCGAGAAGATGATCCGAAGGATGACGAGACAAAAGATAGTGGATCACCGGCATCTACGCCGGGGTCGTTGGCCGGAGATTGGATCTCCGGCGGAGATCCCGGCAGGTCGTGCAACGAGTCCAACTCGACCGATCCGAAGGAGGAGGATGGGAAAGCCGGAGGGGAGGACGGGGAGCCGGAGGAGGAGCCGGGATCCTGCGGAGGGGAGGCCGATCCGGTGGCTGGTGGGGCCGAGAAGGCCTCCGGGGAGGGATCCTACAACGGTAGCTCGGACACGATAGCGAAGggcgcggcggcggcggcggcggccgaCCTACCGCGGCAGCAGAGGGGGGAGTCAGGCGAGTCGGTGGCCGAGTCGAAGGGTGGCGAGGCGGAGGCTGAGGGTGAGAAAGAGAGCAGCGACGTCCAGAGCTCTGCCACCCTGTCGAGACGGCGGAAGGGGAGGCGGAGGAAGGCGACTTCCGGAAGtagcggcggcggcggcgacggGCAGGAGGCGGATGAGGACTCCCTCATCGCCAAGCGGATCGCCGCTGAATCACAGCCGTTGGTGTCCTTCCTCGAGATTATCCGGTCGAACAAGTACGGTTCCGTTTTCGAGCGCCGGCTCGAGAGCCAG GAAACCGGTCGATATCGGAGTGTAATTCGTCAACACGTGGACCTGGAGATGGTGCGAGCGAAGATGGAGCGCGGAGGCGGAAGGGCGTATACCAGCGTGGAGTTCTTCCGCGACCTGCTGCTCCTCTGCAACAATGCCATCGTCTTCTACCCCAAACACTCACCCGAATCCACCGCGGCCGTTCATCTCCGCCAGCTCGTCAAGGAGATGGCCGCCACAACTCGGAAGCCAGATCAACCGCCTTATGCGGTGGAGTCCGCTCCGCCATCGCTGCCGCCTCCTCATGAGCCGAAGTTTAAAAAGGATCCGGACCTGGCCGGCTCGTTATTTGAGAAGTCCGCCTCCCCAACTCCCATAATCGCGTGCCGAAAGCGTAGCTCCATCTCTACGAAGGTCAAGAAGGAGGAGAGGGACGAGAAGCCTGATTCGGATCGGAAGGAGCGGGAGAACGAAGAGCAGAACCTCAGCGCCAAGAAGAATAATAACAAAGAAAGATCCGCGACAAGAGGCTTGAGGACGAATAAGAACCGCGGCGGAAACagagcaggaggaggaggaggtgcggccGCAGCGGCGAAGAGCCTGAACTCCGTTCCAACTCCAAGCCATAAATCCAAGCTTGTAGAGATCACAGCGGCGGAGCAGGCAGTTAAGGCAGATAAGAAGAGCGGCGGCGGGGCGGCCGCGGCCTCCAAGAGGAGCGCCGTGAGCTTCTTGAACCGGATGAAGCGGAGCTCGCCCTCGCCCAACGGGACGTTGCTGGAGAAGCTGAAGGGAGCGTCCTCCGGTAGCAGTGGAAGGGCGGCAGAACAGAAGAAGGGTGTAAAAGTAGATGGCCGGAAGGGCCAGAGCTCCCGCCAGGGAGGTGGCTCGAACCACTCGAAGAAAGCGCCTGAGCCGAGCGCTCCGGCGAAGAGGAGCGTAGGGAGACCGCCGAAGAGGGCGGCGGCTCCGCCTACCCCGCCGccagcgaagaaggcgagggagGAGGTGGAGGCAGCGCCTGCCAAGCCTCCGCTGGCGTCTTCGAGGAAGCGGGGAAGGAAGTGA